A portion of the Vulpes vulpes isolate BD-2025 chromosome 5, VulVul3, whole genome shotgun sequence genome contains these proteins:
- the PM20D1 gene encoding N-fatty-acyl-amino acid synthase/hydrolase PM20D1 gives MAPQCVCVLALAAVLLPGVSTMSRVKGREQHIPSHFSQGERFAMKEALKGAIQIPTVSFSPDDINTTAQAEFGEFIRTVFPTIFKTRFIQHEVIGEYSHLFTVQGSDPSLQPYMLMAHSDVVPAPDEGWEVPPFSGLEHDGFIHGRGTLDNKNSLMAILQALELLLIRNYIPRRSFFIALGHDEEVSGQNGAQKISALLQARGVKLAFIVDEGNFILDGFIPYLKKPFAMIAVSEKGAIDLKLQVNMTPGHSSAPPKETSIGILAAAISRLEQTPLPNMFGSGPLKTTLQELANEFPFPANIVLRNLWLFGPLVSRLMERNYITNALVRTTMALTMFNAGVKMNVIPPMAQAIINLRIHPAQTVQEVLELVKNIVADDRVQFHVLTAFDPLPVSPSDHQALGYQLLRQTIQSIFPEVNTVAPGICIGNTDSRHYTNLTTSIYRFNPVYLHPQDFRSIHGINEKISVQAYETQMKFIFEFIQNADTYQEPIPHLHEL, from the exons ATGGCCCCGCAGTGCGTCTGCGTGCTGGCTCTGGCGGCTGTGCTGCTGCCAGGCGTCTCCACCATGTCCAGAGTGAAGGGCCGGGAGCAGCACATCCCTTCTCACTTCAGCCAAGGCGAGCGCTTCGCCATGAAGGAAGCGCTGAAAG GTGCCATCCAGATTCCAACAGTGTCTTTCAGCCCCGACGACATTAACACTACAGCCCAGGCCGAGTTTGGAGAATTCATTCGTACAG TCTTTCCTACAATTTTCAAAACTAGGTTTATCCAACATGAAGTCATAGGAGAGTACAGCCACCTGTTCACTGTCCAAGGCTCGGACCCCAGCTTGCAGCCCTACATGCTGATGGCTCACAGTGATGTGGTGCCTGCCCCTGACGAAGGCTGGGAGGTGCCTCCGTTCTCTGGGTTGGAGCATGATGGCTTCATCCATGGCCGAGGCACACTGGACAACAAGAACTCTTTGATG GCAATCCTGCAGGCCCTGGAGCTCCTGCTGATCAGAAACTACATCCCCCGAAGATCTTTCTTTATTGCTCTGGGCCATGATGAGGAG GTGTCAGGGCAGAATGGGGCTCAGAAGATCTCAGCCCTGCTACAGGCAAGGGGTGTCAAGCTAGCCTTCATTGTGGACGAGGGTAACTTCATCTTGGATGGTTTCATTCCCTACCTCAAGAAGCCCTTTGCCAT GATCGCAGTCTCAGAGAAGGGTGCGATTGACCTCAAGCTGCAAGTAAACATGACTCCGGGCCACTCCTCAGCTCCCCCCAAGGAGACAAGCATTGGCATCCTCGCAGCTGCTATCAGCCG CCTGGAGCAGACACCACTGCCGAACATGTTTGGAAGTGGGCCATTGAAAACGACATTGCAGGAACTGGCAAATGAG TTCCCTTTTCCTGCCAATATTGTCTTGAGAAACTTATGGCTGTTTGGGCCCCTTGTAAGCAG GTTAATGGAGAGGAATTACATAACCAATGCACTGGTCAGGACCACGATGGCACTCACCATGTTCAATGCAGGAGTCAAG ATGAATGTCATCCCCCCGATGGCCCAGGCCATAATCAACCTCCGGATTCACCCTGCACAGACAGTCCAAGAG GTCCTAGAACTTGTTAAGAACATTGTGGCTGACGACCGGGTCCAGTTCCACGTGTTGACTGCCTTTGACCCCCTGCCTGTCAGCCCCTCTGACCATCAGGCCTTGGGCTACCAGCTGCTCCGCCAGACCATACAGTCCATCTTCCCGGAAGTCAACACTGTTGCCCCAG GTATTTGTATTGGCAACACAGACAGCAGACACTATACGAACCTCACCACTAGCATCTACCGGTTCAACCCCGTCTACCTGCATCCTCAGGACTTCCGTAG CATCCATGGAATCAATGAGAAAATCTCAGTCCAAGCCTATGAGACCCAGATGAAATTCATCTTTGAGTTTATCCAGAATGCTGACACATACCAGGAGCCAATTCCTCACCTGCACGAACTATGA